Within the Macaca nemestrina isolate mMacNem1 chromosome 5, mMacNem.hap1, whole genome shotgun sequence genome, the region AGGGGCTATTTTCCCAGTGAGGAAAATCCAAGCAGGAGCTATTCCGAGAACCAGAACTTCCTGAGTCACTGTGCAGATGTCGCTTTTCAGACAACAATCTGGACAGAAAGCTGGCCTTGCGACTGCCCGGGCGAGATCTCTCTATCCAGACCCCACTCTCTCTCATGCTGCCTTCACTGTCTCTGCAGTGACTATGAAGATCTGTCAGAGGCTCACCTGAGGGTTCTGGGTCCTGGGACTGCTCCCAGGTTCCTATTGCATAGGATGGACAGTTTCTAGGAGCTGTAGTTGTACCTAGCCAGGACTGAGACATTGTATTCTGCAGGCCAAATGAAGACTGGTCTGATTGCTGTCCCAGGTGCTGATTTCCAGCACTGTCAGCCCAGGGACATGGGCTGTGAACATGGAGCTGTCCGATGTGCTGATCCTTCTCAGACCAGTCTTTTTTCCCATTGGAAGGGTCTACTTCAAGTTGCCTGGGCTGTGGGATTTGCCACATGGTTTTAGACTTTGGCACATTAACTCGAATGACTTGCTGTTGATTGTTAGCTTGAAGTGGAGAGATTGTTTCAGGCAAGGAAGAGCAAATCATACACTGCTGGGCCACCGAATATTTCTTCAAATGGAATGGAGGGCCTGTTTCATCCTCAATGCCCTCACCGCTGGATTTCTTATAAAGTGTCCTCATAATTTTTCTGATGCCCAGATGAAATATTTCCAGTATATTGAGTAACAAGGAAATGGCTGCAATGCTGTGCATAAAAAGCATGAAAATTGTCTTCTCAGTGGGCCTGGATACAAAGCAATCCACTGCATTGGGGCAAGGAGGTTGAGTGCATTTGTAAAGGGGGTGCATTTGAAATCCATAGAGAATATATTGGCCTATCATGAATCCTACTTCCAGCACAGATCTGGTCAAGATGTGTAAGACATAAGTACGCAGCAGACATCCTTTCAGAGGGACTTTATGGATCCTCTTCTGCTCCTCTAACCTCCTCAGTTCCCTATCTATTCTTTGCTGCTCCTCTAAGTCAAGCTCTGGATTCTCCATCTGGGCTCTAAGGTGTGactttttcctttgtctctctttctcaaaGGCCCTCAGCCTATAAAGTGCATGGCCCATATAGACCAAAGAAGGAGAAGACACAAAGATGATCTGTAAAACCCAGAACCTGATCAAAGAGATAGGGAATGCATCATCATAACAGATATTGTTGCAACCTGGCTGCCGGGTGTTGCAGTCAAATGCTGACTGTTCATCATCCCAGACATCCTCAGCAGCCACACGAAGTACCAGCATTCGGAAGATGAAGAGGATGGTCAGCCAGATTTTCCCCACTATGGTTGAGTGGGAGTGAACTTCCTCTAGGATGCCACCCAATAAGTTCCAATCCCCCATGGTTAAAGACTAATGTCTGAAATATACAGAAAACACTGAGGTTAATAGCACCCATGGTGGTAACATATAGACACAAGCTCAAAAATACAGCAGGTTCTTTTGTATGTCAGCAAAACTATGAAGGATATTCCAGCCCTAATATTTATAGCCCATGCTTAAAATAGGATATTTCCAAAGACATTAATTTTCGAAAAAACACTAAAGACCCCCCCACAATTTCACCACAGTTTACTTCTTCCTATTCTCTTTTACTCTCCCCCACACAGCTGCTTGTTATTCTAGTATACAAATAGGTCTCCATATTTGTACAATTCATTCTAATTGCAcaattgtattcatttttctatCCATATGAGATATTCTACTTACCATACATCTGACATGATCATAGGAGTCTCAATTCCTCAGGAAGTGTTCCCTACCCATCCCAAGTTGtagttatttttccctttcctgaatcctcacaacactattattaatattattcaccTGGGACTGTGCCTAAATGAGTTTTGTGATGGTTGTGGCTTATGTTCCCCTTCCTAGAAAGGTACACCCCTTGCAGATAGAGACTCTTTCTAAAGCATGTTGGTCATTGCACACAGAAGGCATCAATATATAATAGTGAATGgaattgtcttttcactttaaaattatgtTCCTTGACCCTATCACCAAAATAACCATCAACAGGCAAAATAAAGTAGATCCTCATGATATATTATCCAGGGCTTTCACTGCAAGACAAAGTATaggtaaagaaaatacaaatcagtCAAGTAAATCCTCAGGAACTGGTTCATATCAGGGTAGCAGTAAAGATTAGGCAGACACAGAAACAATACCAGTAATAACACATAATTACATCCATTAAGCCACATCTGGAACATcatgttttcatggaatttttGCTAACTTAGAAGAAAAGTGAATATAAACTGCTTATCTAGCAAGCTTAGGATCTGGGAAACAAGGTATAGCTGACATGAACAGGTTACTTGGTTTATCCTGAAAAACTAATGTTTTTCAAGATTCAATAAGGTTAAAATACTTAGAAGGTTAAAGCTTTCTAAGATATGGAAGACTTCCAGCTAAGAAAGATACAGAGGAAAAATAGGAAATCATTATTAAGTTAAAATAGATAatgaggctggatgtggtggctcatgcctataatcctagcactttgggaggttgaggtggatggatcacgagttCGAGGtgggtggtcaggagttcgagatcagcctggtcaacatggtgaactcccatctttactgaaaatagaaaaattagctggtgtggtggcacgcgcctgtaatcccagctactcgggaggttgaggcaggagaatcatttgaacccagggggcagagattgcagtgagccgtgagccgagatcacgccacttcactccagcctgggtgaaagaacgaaactccatttaaaaaaaaaaaataaggccgggcgcggtggctcaagcctgtaatcccagcactttgggaggccgagacgggcggatcacgaggtcaggagatcgagaccatcctgggtaacacagtgaaaccccgtctctactaaaaatacaaaaacttagccgggcgaggtggcaggcgcctgtagtcccagctactcgggaggctgaggcaggagaatggcgtgaacccgggaggcggagcttgcagtgagctgagatccggccactgcactccagcctgggtgacagagcgagactccgtctcaaaaaaaaaaaaaaaaaaaaaaatagataatgaaACAATTCTCCCCTTccataattcattcattcagtaatatTTGCTAATACCTTgctattggctgggcacagtggctcacgcctgtaatcccaacactttgggaggctgaggcgggcagatcacaaggtcaggagattgaaaccagcctggtcaacatagtgaaaccccgtctttactaaaagtaccaaaattagccaggcacggtgctgtgtgcctataatcccagctactcaggaggctgaagcagaattgcttgaacctgggaggcagaggttgcactgagccaagatcctgccactgtactccagtctgggtgatagagcaagactccatctcaaaaaaaataaataaaaataaaataaaataaaataaatcaaacctTGCTATCACCTAGGCATTGTGCTAGATGCCAGGAATTCAATAACAAGCTATATTTGGTCCCAGACCTCACAGCACTTGATCACTAAGGACTCCCACTAACCTATAAAATGAATCAAGActgataatacaaaaatgaatatcaaccaaaaaaaatgagagaaaaacctGGAATCCTTAGATTTTTTTCCAACTTATCTCCAAACACAACAATTGATTCCAGATGGAACAAAACATTAACTGTAAAAAcgtattaaaataaattataaaagaatatgTTGTTTAATCTTGAAGTAGAGGGCTTTTTAAGCACATCAGTGCCAGaaattataattagaaaaaaatacagattctagctgggcatggtggctcactcctgtaatcccagaactttgggaggtagaggcgggaggactgcttgagcccaggagttgcagaccaggctgggaaatatagtgaggcccctatctctacaaaaaataaatgtaaaaagttggccaggcatgatggtgagtgcctgtagtcctagctactagggaggctgacatgggaggatcacttgagcccaggggtttgaagctgcagtgagccataatggcactactgcactctggcctgggtgacagagtgagacccttagaaaggaaggaaagaaggaaagaaggaaggaaggaaggaaggaaggaaggaaggaaggaaggaaggaaagaaggaaggaaggaaggaaggagggagggaaggaaagaaagaaagaaagagagagagagagagagaaagaaagaaagaaagaaagaaagaaagaaagaaagaaagaaagaaagaaagaaagaaagaaagaaagaaagaaagaaagaaagaaagaaagaaagaaagaaagaaagaaaagatacagaTTCTACCAGCAAAACTGAACGGCAAAGGTGGAGATGTCCAGAAGGCATCTGGGTctagagaacaacaacaacaaaaatggtaCAAACAGGAGATAAACATTAATGAATTATCATTGAATAGGTAGAGAGGATCAcccagagacaaaaagaaaaagtgagacaATGACAGAACCCTGAGACTAACATAGGGGAAGAAAGAGTCTACAAATAAATATGAGAAATGgccaaggagagagaggaggaaaaccATGAGGGTGTTGTCTCTGAAACCAAAGCCCAAAGCCAGAGTTTCAAGAAGGGGGATAGTTGACAAcgccaaatacacacacacacacacacacacacacaccactatataaataaatttaatttaatggtGATATACCACGCTCAGGGATTGAAAATTGCAATATaggtaaagatgtcaattctccccaaattaatcCAAAGATTCAGTGTGGAATTGCAAATCACTCAGTAAAATAAAACTCtgtaaatgtacatatatatgtacgcATGTGTatgtgagatatatatgtatgtgattTTATTGAGcatggagaaaaaaatgcagaaggATACACACCAGGAATTTAATGTAGGTTACCTGAGGTCTGTTGAAGGTGATGAGAGTGGTTGGGAAGTTAAGGTGGAAAAAAGagaggcaagaaagagaaaggaaaggaaaaaagacttCTAAGAAAGCATGAGTGATTTTTATCAAAAGTGTAGGtttatgtacatttttacctgtatgtacatatataaagaattttttaatgaaattgaaaaagtgatagaTACCTCTCAGAATTTGGAAGAGGTATTAATGAGACTTTTATAATTTACTCTATATAGTTGTGAATTGtttgaaattcaaaaattaagaatGCAGTCATTTATATTACttgcaaataaaaattagatattaAAATGAGGACTCAGACCTCATTAACCAAAAGCAATAACTTACTAAATTCTATCCTGTCTTAGAGTTTTGGTCTTTTCCCATAATTATTCCCTTAAAACTTTCTCgtcattattctttattttaaaaagagatttccTCTGCAGGTAgagatctggaaaaaaaaaataaataaaggattcctttagcacttaaaaaaaacctatagcttctattttatataaaaaccCTGAGATGGGAAAGCTAACTCGTGTCAATCTTACTCCTATTTGGCAGTACTAAactatataatactgctttttGCCACTCTCTCTTTAAAAtgtggaaattattatttttaaatagcaaggAAAACTG harbors:
- the LOC105496582 gene encoding gap junction alpha-10 protein is translated as MGDWNLLGGILEEVHSHSTIVGKIWLTILFIFRMLVLRVAAEDVWDDEQSAFDCNTRQPGCNNICYDDAFPISLIRFWVLQIIFVSSPSLVYMGHALYRLRAFEKERQRKKSHLRAQMENPELDLEEQQRIDRELRRLEEQKRIHKVPLKGCLLRTYVLHILTRSVLEVGFMIGQYILYGFQMHPLYKCTQPPCPNAVDCFVSRPTEKTIFMLFMHSIAAISLLLNILEIFHLGIRKIMRTLYKKSSGEGIEDETGPPFHLKKYSVAQQCMICSSLPETISPLQANNQQQVIRVNVPKSKTMWQIPQPRQLEVDPSNGKKDWSEKDQHIGQLHVHSPCPWADSAGNQHLGQQSDQSSFGLQNTMSQSWLGTTTAPRNCPSYAIGTWEQSQDPEPSGEPLTDLHSHCRDSEGSMRESGVWIERSRPGSRKASFLSRLLSEKRHLHSDSGSSGSRNSSCLDFPHWENSPSPLPSVPGHRTSMVRQTALPIMELSQKLFHPGCFLFPFFLPGVCMYVSVDREADGEGDYLWRDKIIHSIHSVKFNS